TGCAACACGGTGGTTTGACTGAGGATCTCGAAAATATGCTTGCGGGCTATGCCCGTCTATTTGCGGAAAAGCTGCTCTTTTCCGCTAGGCCTACAAGCGAATACGGCTATGGCGCCGCTGCGAAAAGGCGGCGGCATAGCCGCATAAATATGCTATTGCTGACGGAAAAGCATAGCTTTTCCGCAAATAGACCGGCGGAGCCGAAAGAAGGTGGCTACGTGCTCTGGAACTACTTCACCGGCACAGCCGCAGCTCTGGCATTGTAGAACGCGATGAAATCCTTCGTAATATCCGTGCTGTCGGCAACGAACAGCAACACACCGGTCTCAGCGAGTTTGCTCGCGTCGTAGATGGCTCCGTAGTTGTTCTTCTTGCCGAATTCAGCGATCGCTTTGCCTATGTCAAAGGTGATGGGTTCGATAAGAAGCTTGCGGCGTTGGTCGATCTTTGCTTCGATATCGGTCTTCCTATAGGCCAGCGTTCGCTGCAGCGATTCGCCCTCTGATTTTTTCGCCAGCAAGGCAGCCTCGTTCGCCTCCGTTACGGTCGCCTTCTGAAGCTCCGCCGCGATCGCCGCAAGTTTCGCATTGCCGTCCTCGAGTTCCTTGATCTCCTTGGCAAACTCGCCATCGATCTGCTTCTCCGCCGAGATCAACTTCGCGATTCCCGCCTTCTCATCATAAAAAGCAGCCGTACTGATCAAAACACTCTTCGGCGGCAAAGCCTGAGAATACGCCGCCACTGACATAGCAACAACAAAAATAGCGATAGAAACGAGACGATACACCTTAAACATGAGAATTCTCCTTATTTTGTAGATCAGATCTGATGTCTGTTGGAGATTTGGGGATGGGAAAGGGTTGTATCGACAGGCTCCGTAGGTGCCAAATGTTTGTAGCAAGCGTCCTACAAAAAATCACAAGCGCCGGTAGAGGCGACACTGTGCCGCTCCTAAAGAGCTAAGACGCCATTTGAATATGCCCTTTCTACAAAAATTTCGCTCCTATCGGGGCTAGGATACTATGGTATTATTTTGATTATTATGGTTAACGACATCCTCAGCCGAATCACGATCAACCCGGAAATATGTCACGGCAAACCGACGATCAGGAATAAACGTTATCCGGTCGAAAATATGCTCGAACTGATGGCGTCGGGAATGACGAACGAAGAGATCCTCGCGGATTATGACGATCTGGAAAAAGCGGATTTGGATGCTTGTCTAATGTTCGCCGCTCGCCTCGCAAATGTCGGCTCGATCAGTGAATTGGCCAGATGAAAATAGATCAGCACGACTAAGATTGTTCCGAACGTGCTCTTTCTCATAGGCTTGCTTGGCTCCGTACTATTTCTCCATTGGGATCTTTACATCATTCCGTTCAGCAAAATCCGCAGCTTCTTCGTATCCGGCATCAACGTGACGAATGACGCCCATGCCGGGATCGGTGGTCAGGACGCGTTCGATGCGTTTAGCGGCTTCGGGGGTGCCGTCGGCGACGATCACCTGGCCGGCGTGGAGCGAGTAGCCGATGCCGACGCCGCCGCCGTGGTGGAGAGAAACCCAAGTTGCGCCGCCCGCGACGTTTATCATGGCGTTGAGATAGACCCAATCGGCGATAGCGTCGGAGCCGTCTTTCATTGATTCGGTCTCGCGGTTTGGCGAGGCGACGCTGCCGCAGTCGAGGTGGTCGCGGCCGATGACGATCGGGGCTTTTAGTTCGCCGCTGGCGACCATTTCGTTGAGTTTCAGGCCGGCTTTGGCTCTCGCTCCGTAGCCAAGCCAGCAGATGCGCCGGGAGGCCCTGAAACTCAACCTTTTCCTGCGCCATCGTCAGCCATTTGGCGAGATGGTCGTCTTCGGGGAAGAGATTCATGATCGCTTCGTCGGTGCGGTAGATGTCTTCCTTGTCGCCCGAAAGAGCGACCCAGCGGAACGGGCCTTTGCCCTCGCAA
This sequence is a window from Acidobacteriota bacterium. Protein-coding genes within it:
- a CDS encoding OmpH family outer membrane protein — protein: MFKVYRLVSIAIFVVAMSVAAYSQALPPKSVLISTAAFYDEKAGIAKLISAEKQIDGEFAKEIKELEDGNAKLAAIAAELQKATVTEANEAALLAKKSEGESLQRTLAYRKTDIEAKIDQRRKLLIEPITFDIGKAIAEFGKKNNYGAIYDASKLAETGVLLFVADSTDITKDFIAFYNARAAAVPVK
- a CDS encoding DUF433 domain-containing protein, translated to MVNDILSRITINPEICHGKPTIRNKRYPVENMLELMASGMTNEEILADYDDLEKADLDACLMFAARLANVGSISELAR